One Nicotiana sylvestris chromosome 12, ASM39365v2, whole genome shotgun sequence genomic window carries:
- the LOC104248627 gene encoding B2 protein-like produces MENNQSSFYQFSDKLRLQTNNLANLSSNDSIWSNNYVPKKPEERKNFDIRVGGEVINSVISSNMPKKNLNSDYNLFSNKGVYTNPLNFCYSSSSKGSSENNNNNNNIVVNSKGVIKKSGKIGYEDESGYFMNKFGKKNNNKINRESNYKDENKNIGVEKRFKTLPASESLPRNETVGGYIFVCNNDTMHENLKRELFGLPPRYRDSVRQITPGLPLFLYNYSTHQLHGIFEAASFGGSNIDPTAWEDKKNTGESRFPAQVRVVTRKICEPLEEDSFRPILHHYDGPKFRLELNIPEAISLLDIFAEKNILNSLLN; encoded by the exons ATGGAGAATAATCAGTCATCTTTCTATCAATTCAGTGATAAGCTTCGTTTACAAACAAACAACTTAGCAAATTTATCTTCAAATGATTCAATTTGGAGCAACAATTATGTACCAAAAAAGCctgaagaaagaaaaaactttGATATTAGAGTTGGTGGCGAGGTTATAAATTCTGTTATTAGTTCAAATATGCCAAAAAAAAATCTCAATTCAGATTATAATTTGTTTAGTAATAAAGGGGTTTACACTAACCCTTTGAATTTCTGTTACAGTAGTAGTAGTAAGGGTAGTAgtgaaaataacaataacaataacaatattgTTGTGAATTCAAAAGGGGTTATCAAGAAAAGTGGAAAAATTGGTTATGAGGATGAAAGTGGCTATTTTATGaataaatttgggaagaaaaataataacaaGATTAATAGAGAGAGTAATTATAAGGATGAGAATAAGAATATTGGTGTAGAGAAGAGGTTCAAGACATTACCAGCATCAGAATCATTACCAAGAAATGAAACAGTTGGTGGATATATTTTTGTTTGCAACAATGATACTATGCATGAGAATCTCAAAAGGGAGCTCTTTG GCTTGCCGCCTCGTTACAGGGATTCAGTTCGCCAAATAACACCCGGCTTGCCTCTTTTCCTCTACAACTACTCAACCCACCAGCTTCATGGAATATTTGAG GCTGCGAGCTTTGGTGGTTCCAATATTGATCCTACAGCCTGGGAAGACAAGAAGAACACTGGTGAATCGCGCTTTCCTGCTCAA GTACGTGTTGTGACAAGGAAAATTTGTGAACCACTTGAAGAGGACTCATTCAGGCCAATTCTTCACCATTACGATGGTCCTAAATTCCGCCTTGAATTAAACATTCCAGAG GCCATCTCTCTCCTGGACATTTTTGCAGAGAAAAATATACTGAATAGTTTGTTAAATTGA